One segment of Solanum lycopersicum chromosome 1, SLM_r2.1 DNA contains the following:
- the LOC101244325 gene encoding fatty acid amide hydrolase-like isoform X2 — MLIEAPIIGSMILILVKNKNRITKMLKNTVIPETPMFIPEFPPKESEPGVFCLEEDGKPEERVEFALQCLPDYNPACIWINDPTTPFRYWKIRDYTYAYKSKLTTPSQVAEHFILAIEESNNKNPLAPLLISYDPDEVRRQAAASTQRFKEGSELSILDGIFIAVKDDIDCYPYPSKGGATWFHELRQVKKDAVCVSRLRNCGAVMVGKTNMHELALGTTGNNANFGTTRNPHAPDRYTGGSSSGSAAIVACGLCSAALGTDGGGSVRIPSSLCGVVGLKTTYGRTDMKGLLYHSGTVAIVGPITATVEDAILVYAAILGSSPAERVSLKPALPCLPNLSSCENWCSMGSLRLGKYTEWFNDVFSTEISDKCEDILNQLSEKHECKTIEIVIPELHEMFIAHVVSIGSEALSQLNPDLEDGKLARLTYDSRISLALFQTYSASDYIAAQCLRRRLMHFYMEIFKKVDIIVTPTTPMTAPIISPTALTVGETNMWISGSLMRFVLAANLLGFPAISVPVGYDKQGLPIGMQLIGRPWCEASILRLAAAIEETCAGPKKKPKQFYDILQGKLM, encoded by the exons ATGTTGATTGAAGCACCAATTATTGGTTCAATGATCTTGATTCTCGTGAAGAACAAGAACCGAATAACCAAG ATGTTGAAGAATACTGTGATACCAGAGACTCCCATGTTTATACCTGAATTTCCTCCTAAAG AGTCAGAACCTGGTGTTTTTTGCTTGGAAGAAGATGGGAAACCTGAAGAACGCGTTGAGTTTGCCTTGCAGTGTCTTCCAGATTACAATCCAGCCTGTATTTGGATTAATGATCCAACCACACCATTCCGCTATTGGAAGATTCGTGATTATACATATGCTTACAAATCTAAGCTTACAACTCCATCTCAG GTAGCAGAGCATTTCATCTTAGCTATAGAAGAGTCTAACAACAAGAATCCACTGGCACCACTACTAATTTCTTATGATCCTGATGAAGTCAGAAGGCAAGCTGCTGCTTCCACACAGAGATTTAAAGAAG GAAGTGAATTATCAATCCTGGATGGTATCTTCATAGCAGTTAAGGATGACATTGATTGCTATCCATATCCATCAAAGG GTGGCGCAACTTGGTTTCACGAGCTTCGTCAAGTTAAGAAAGATGCTGTCTGTGTCTCAAGATTACGAAACTGCGGTGCAGTTATGGTTGGAAAGACAAATATGCATGAATTGGCCCTGGGAACAACTGGAAATAATGCAAATTTTGG GACAACCAGGAATCCACATGCTCCAGATAGGTACACAGGCGGGTCTTCCTCAGGCTCTGCAGCTATTGTAGCTTGTGGATTGTGTTCTGCTGCATTAGGAACAGATGGAGGAG GTTCAGTTCGGATTCCTTCTTCCCTTTGTGGTGTGGTGGGCTTGAAGACAACATATGGAAGGACTGACATGAAAGG GTTGCTCTATCATAGTGGAACAGTGGCAATTGTTGGACCTATCACAGCAACTGTTGAGGATGCCATACTGGT GTATGCTGCAATTTTAGGATCTTCGCCTGCTGAGAGAGTTTCTTTGAAACCG GCCCTCCCTTGTTTACCAAATTTAAGTTCATGTGAGAACTGGTGCTCTATGGGATCACTGCGCTTGGGGAAGTACACTGAG TGGTTCAATGATGTTTTCTCAACTGAAATATCTGATAAGTGTGAGGATATTCTAAACCAGCTATCAGAAAAACATGAGTGCAAA ACGATAGAGATTGTAATACCAGAGTTGCATGAGATGTTCATTGCACATGTTGTTTCAATTGGCTCTGAAGCATTATCTCAGCTGAATCCTGACCTTGAGGATGG GAAATTAGCAAGATTAACATATGACAGTCGGATAAGTCTGGCACTTTTTCAAACATATTCAGCGTCAGATTATATTGCTGCCCAGTGTCTTAG GAGAAGGTTAATGCATTTCTACATGGAGATTTTCAAGAAGGTGGATATCATTGTGACACCTACTACTCC CATGACGGCGCCCATAATATCACCAACTGCTCTTACAGTTGGAGAGACCAACATGTGGATTTCAG GAAGTCTTATGCGGTTCGTATTAGCAGCAAATCTTCTGGGCTTTCCTGCAATTTCTGTCCCT GTTGGCTATGACAAGCAAGGACTTCCAATAGGCATGCAGCTCATTGGGCGTCCATGGTGCGAAGCATCCATTTTGCGCTTGGCAGCTGCCATAGAG GAAACTTGTGCTGGGCCTAAGAAGAAGCCAAAGCAGTTTTATGATATTTTGCAAGGGAAACTGATGTGA
- the LOC101244325 gene encoding fatty acid amide hydrolase-like isoform X1, which translates to MGKKLVKLPATEVDMTAAKYTPQRVQAPHLTGFWLKLFVMLIEAPIIGSMILILVKNKNRITKMLKNTVIPETPMFIPEFPPKESEPGVFCLEEDGKPEERVEFALQCLPDYNPACIWINDPTTPFRYWKIRDYTYAYKSKLTTPSQVAEHFILAIEESNNKNPLAPLLISYDPDEVRRQAAASTQRFKEGSELSILDGIFIAVKDDIDCYPYPSKGGATWFHELRQVKKDAVCVSRLRNCGAVMVGKTNMHELALGTTGNNANFGTTRNPHAPDRYTGGSSSGSAAIVACGLCSAALGTDGGGSVRIPSSLCGVVGLKTTYGRTDMKGLLYHSGTVAIVGPITATVEDAILVYAAILGSSPAERVSLKPALPCLPNLSSCENWCSMGSLRLGKYTEWFNDVFSTEISDKCEDILNQLSEKHECKTIEIVIPELHEMFIAHVVSIGSEALSQLNPDLEDGKLARLTYDSRISLALFQTYSASDYIAAQCLRRRLMHFYMEIFKKVDIIVTPTTPMTAPIISPTALTVGETNMWISGSLMRFVLAANLLGFPAISVPVGYDKQGLPIGMQLIGRPWCEASILRLAAAIEETCAGPKKKPKQFYDILQGKLM; encoded by the exons ATGGGGAAAAAGTTAGTGAAGTTGCCGGCGACTGAAGTTGACATGACGGCCGCTAAGTATACGCCTCAAAGAGTTCAAG CTCCACATCTGACTGGATTTTGGTTGAAGTTATTTGTCATGTTGATTGAAGCACCAATTATTGGTTCAATGATCTTGATTCTCGTGAAGAACAAGAACCGAATAACCAAG ATGTTGAAGAATACTGTGATACCAGAGACTCCCATGTTTATACCTGAATTTCCTCCTAAAG AGTCAGAACCTGGTGTTTTTTGCTTGGAAGAAGATGGGAAACCTGAAGAACGCGTTGAGTTTGCCTTGCAGTGTCTTCCAGATTACAATCCAGCCTGTATTTGGATTAATGATCCAACCACACCATTCCGCTATTGGAAGATTCGTGATTATACATATGCTTACAAATCTAAGCTTACAACTCCATCTCAG GTAGCAGAGCATTTCATCTTAGCTATAGAAGAGTCTAACAACAAGAATCCACTGGCACCACTACTAATTTCTTATGATCCTGATGAAGTCAGAAGGCAAGCTGCTGCTTCCACACAGAGATTTAAAGAAG GAAGTGAATTATCAATCCTGGATGGTATCTTCATAGCAGTTAAGGATGACATTGATTGCTATCCATATCCATCAAAGG GTGGCGCAACTTGGTTTCACGAGCTTCGTCAAGTTAAGAAAGATGCTGTCTGTGTCTCAAGATTACGAAACTGCGGTGCAGTTATGGTTGGAAAGACAAATATGCATGAATTGGCCCTGGGAACAACTGGAAATAATGCAAATTTTGG GACAACCAGGAATCCACATGCTCCAGATAGGTACACAGGCGGGTCTTCCTCAGGCTCTGCAGCTATTGTAGCTTGTGGATTGTGTTCTGCTGCATTAGGAACAGATGGAGGAG GTTCAGTTCGGATTCCTTCTTCCCTTTGTGGTGTGGTGGGCTTGAAGACAACATATGGAAGGACTGACATGAAAGG GTTGCTCTATCATAGTGGAACAGTGGCAATTGTTGGACCTATCACAGCAACTGTTGAGGATGCCATACTGGT GTATGCTGCAATTTTAGGATCTTCGCCTGCTGAGAGAGTTTCTTTGAAACCG GCCCTCCCTTGTTTACCAAATTTAAGTTCATGTGAGAACTGGTGCTCTATGGGATCACTGCGCTTGGGGAAGTACACTGAG TGGTTCAATGATGTTTTCTCAACTGAAATATCTGATAAGTGTGAGGATATTCTAAACCAGCTATCAGAAAAACATGAGTGCAAA ACGATAGAGATTGTAATACCAGAGTTGCATGAGATGTTCATTGCACATGTTGTTTCAATTGGCTCTGAAGCATTATCTCAGCTGAATCCTGACCTTGAGGATGG GAAATTAGCAAGATTAACATATGACAGTCGGATAAGTCTGGCACTTTTTCAAACATATTCAGCGTCAGATTATATTGCTGCCCAGTGTCTTAG GAGAAGGTTAATGCATTTCTACATGGAGATTTTCAAGAAGGTGGATATCATTGTGACACCTACTACTCC CATGACGGCGCCCATAATATCACCAACTGCTCTTACAGTTGGAGAGACCAACATGTGGATTTCAG GAAGTCTTATGCGGTTCGTATTAGCAGCAAATCTTCTGGGCTTTCCTGCAATTTCTGTCCCT GTTGGCTATGACAAGCAAGGACTTCCAATAGGCATGCAGCTCATTGGGCGTCCATGGTGCGAAGCATCCATTTTGCGCTTGGCAGCTGCCATAGAG GAAACTTGTGCTGGGCCTAAGAAGAAGCCAAAGCAGTTTTATGATATTTTGCAAGGGAAACTGATGTGA